The following coding sequences are from one Mugil cephalus isolate CIBA_MC_2020 chromosome 9, CIBA_Mcephalus_1.1, whole genome shotgun sequence window:
- the mrps23 gene encoding 28S ribosomal protein S23, mitochondrial: MAGSRLENFGTVFTRVRDLLSSGVLKLPEKPIWYDVYKAFPPKTNPLHVKLHSRPCTKKHNAVPEIFYREDQVRARFYEQYGTGSRPLDLSKSNFISTSQRFVDKYTELKNHTKPSVSDLFENTGKALLTEGIILRRRGAPPESKDPVLKLKLMDMLAEQQSDGGDTSSEHASAV; this comes from the exons ATGGCTGGTAGCAGACTAGAGAATTTTGGGACTGTGTTTACCAG AGTTCGGGATCTGTTATCCTCTGGAGTCTTAAAGCTACCAGAGAAACCCATCTGGTATGATGTATATAAggcttttcctccaaagacgaATCCACTTCATGTGAAGCTCCACAGTAGGCCTTGTACCAAGAAACATAATGCGGTGCCTGAAATCTTCTACAGAGAGGATCAAGTTAGAGC GAGATTCTATGAGCAGTATGGAACCGGTTCTCGACCTCTTGATCTTtccaaatcaaactttatttctaCTTCCCAGAG gttTGTTGACAAGTACACTGAGTTAAAAAACCACACCAAGCCCAGTGTCTCTGACCTGTTTGAGAACACTGGGAAGGCTTTACTCACAGAGGGTATCATtctgagaagaagaggagctcCTCCT GAGTCCAAAGATCCAGTGCTTAAGCTGAAACTAATGGACATGTTGGCAGAGCAGCAGTC